TTTACAtcatacaacttttacatttgaAAAACGAAGACTGCATATGTACCACATGAATATGTACATTGCACTTTACctctatacatttgcaaacaccaCTGGAATGGCTAATTGTGTGTTTACAATTGCTTTTACAATCATAACTGAAACTGTGTGCAATCAATTGTGGTTACACCGCTTTGAAAATAATTGCCTTTTATACATTTTTTCATTAAAATAGTTTCATATTAAAACAACTTAGTGGTGATCTATTCATCTTTATAAACTACTGGTATAAGAACTTGACAAAACTGTTTGAAGGGAAAGAGAAGGTATTCTTTTGACTTTCATTTCAAACTACAGTAACCAATCTTGGTTCCAATTAACCTTGGTGGACTAAGAAGCACTTCTAACATTGAAGCAAGGAACAGTTCCCGGTAGGCCGGCTCCGGCCGGGGATCAAGTTAATGATTGTTAATTGGACCAGCTCTCTGCAGGAATTATCCATGCCTCTGCACAATGAGTACTGTACAGTATTGGCTTAGGTGCTGGTTTCTGATGGATTTAGAGAGACAAGTAGAATTTGGGAAAGGGCGGCTGAGAAAATCAAAAGCCAAGTCAGGGTTGTGCTTTAGCCACAAGAAAATACCCCATCAGTATTAAGAGTGGAAGTTTCCCGTACACCACATATCTAGCATCAAACTATCATACCCCTAATGTATTAGTGGACTGTATGTAGCTGATCCTGTAGAGTGGTTTGAGAGAAGTTGCTATGTACTTCAGGTGGGGCTCTACTTTTGGTTTGTTCCGCGTGGTCTTGACCGTCAAAACAATAGAGCATATACACAGTGAAcaaaacaaaaggaacaccttacTCATATAGAGTTGCAACCCCTTTCGCCCTCATAAATGCCTACATTTgtcaggcatggactctacaaggtgtcaagtgttccacagggatgctggcctacaaaaaatgtaagtgcttttgaatggggtagtaggtgccaggcgcactggtttgtgtgtaaagaattgcaacgctgctgagtttttcatgcttaacagtttcccgtgtttatcaagaatggtccaccacccagaggaCATCTAGCCAACGTGACACGACTGTGGGAAACATTtttggtcttgcccattcaccctcaaatggcacacacacacaatccatgtcatttgtctcaaggcttcatctacactgattgaagtggatttaacaagtgacttcagtaagggatcatagctgtcacctggtcagtctgtcttggaaagagcaggtgttcctaatgttttgtacacagtaaATCTCAGGGGCTGTTGATACCAATTCAATGAATTTGCATTGATAAAGAGGAAAATTACTCTCATACAATGTAAATAACCGAGTTTGAGAAAACCACTATATGAATTATCAGTACAGTAGCAGGTCAAGATTAAATCCTAATCACATATTTATTCACACACCCCTCCACATAATACAAACAATGACAGcctcagagaaaaaaaaaaaagtagctgGAAATGTACAACAAAAACAGAAGCATATGTATTCCGAAACACTAGAATCCTCTGATTGTGACGCATCAGTCTCTTTGAAAGGCATTCGAGTGATGTTCTCCAGATGAGCTCATTCTTTGAACTTCCACTCCTGCCGACACATGGGGCACTGCTGCTGGACCTGCTGGGAGTTGAGCCATTTGAGGATGCAGTGCATGTGGAAGCAGTGGGAGCACTGGCCCCAGACCAATGGGCAGTCATCTCCAGGAACCTTACCTGGAAAGTAGACATTACGTTGCTGAAAAGTCTCCCCTCAAGAGAGAGGATAAGTGTCTATATAGTCACAATGTTGAACACGCCATGATATCGAAAATAACAATTTATGCATGACCGTCAAGATATGAATGTATCAatagacatacagtgcattcagaaagtattcagaccccttgactttttaaacattttgttacattacagccttattctaaaaaggtattattttgatttttttttcttcatcaatctacacacaataccacataatgacaaagcaaaaacaggttatacatttttgctaatttataaaaaattaaatgAAGTATCAcaacataactattcagaccctttactcagtactttgttgaataacttttggcagtgattacagccctgagtcttcttgggtatgacactacaagcttggcacacctgtatttggagagtttctcccattcttctctgcagatcctctcaagctctgtccggttggctggggagtgttgctgcacagttattttcaggtctctccagagatgttcgatcgggatcaagtccaggttctggctgggcctctcaaggacattcagagacttgtcccgaagccactcctgcgttgtcttggctgtgtgcttagtaatgttgtcctgttggaaggtgaaccttcaccccagtctgaggtcctgagcactctggagcaggttttcatcaaggatctctctctactttgctacgttcatctttgcctcaatcctgactagtctcccagtgcctgccgctgaaaaacatccccattgTATGAATATGCCAgcaccatgcttccccgtagtgccaggtttcctccagatgtgacgcttggcattcaggacaaagagttcaatcttggtttcatcataccggagaatcttgtttccatggtcagagtcctttaggtgcctttgggcaaactccaggagggctgtcatgtgccttttactgaggagtggctcccgtctggtcactctaccataaaggcccgattggtggaatgctgcagacagttgtccatctggaaggttctcctatcgccacagaagaactctagagctctgtcagagtgaccatcggtttcttggtcacctccttgaccatgGCCCTTttctcctgattgctcagtttggccgggcggccaactctaggaagagtcttggtggttccaaacttcttccatttaagaatggtggaggccactttgttcttggggatcttcaatgctgcagacattttttggtacccttcccctgatctgtgcctagacacaatcctgtctcagagctctaccgacaattccctctacctcatggcttgtttttttgtttgttgctctgacatgcacacaactgtgggaccttatatagacaggtgtgtgcctttccaattcatgtccaatcaatttaatttatggACACCTGAGCTcactttcgagtctcatagcaaagggtctgaata
This Oncorhynchus tshawytscha isolate Ot180627B linkage group LG32, Otsh_v2.0, whole genome shotgun sequence DNA region includes the following protein-coding sequences:
- the LOC112245845 gene encoding anaphase-promoting complex subunit 11 yields the protein MKVKIKQWNGVASWLWMANDENCGICRMSFNGCCPDCKVPGDDCPLVWGQCSHCFHMHCILKWLNSQQVQQQCPMCRQEWKFKE